The window AGGCTGTAAATATATTTTTTGGTCATGCTGTTGAAACTCGCGTTAAAGGCATTGAAAAATCTTGCTCCAAAACCTTTTTTATGACCATGTTCACCATGCTCTCCCTGAGGATCATTCAGGAACATTGCACATAATGCAGGACTTAATGTCAAAGCATTAACCGCAGAGATCATAATGGCAATAGCCAATGTAAAGGCAAATTGTCTGTAGAAAACACCGGCAGGTCCCTGCATAAATCCAACAGGAATAAATACCGCACACATTACCAATGTAATAGAAATAATGGCACCGGAGATCTCACTCATAGAGTTCATCGTTGCATGCTCTACAGGCATTCCTGTCTGTTCCATTTTTGAATGGACTGCTTCTACTACCACAATAGCATCATCTACTACAATACCAATGGCGAGTACCAAAGCAAATAAAGTAAGCATATTGATACTGAACCCAAATAACTGAAGGAAGAAGAAGGTACCAATGATGGCTACAGGCACTGCAATCGCTGGAATTAAAGTAGATCTGAAATCCTGAAGGAAAATAAAGACTACAATAAATACCAGGATGAATGCAATCACTAATGTTTCCACTACCTGATGGATAGATGCATCAAGGAAATCCTTGGAATTATACATGATAATGGGTTTCACTCCCTTAGGTAGAGTAGTGCTGAACTGATCTACCTGTTTTTCAATCTCAGTAAGGATTTCATTAGCATTAGACCCTGCTGTTTGAAGAATGGCAAATCCAGCAACTGGTTTTCCGTCTACTCTGTTTGTTGCTGTATAGGTATAAGAACCAAATTCTACTCTTGCTACATCTTTTAATCTTAAGAATGAACCATCACTATTCGCTTTAATGGCAATGCTTTCGTAATCTTCGCCCTTGTTTAGCTTTCCTTTATATTTAAGGATATATTCATAAGTTTCCTTACTTCCCTGTCCTAGACGTCCTGGTGCTGCTTCAAGGTTATGATCTTTGATGGCATTCAAAACTTCCTGTGGAGAAAGATTGTTAGCAGCTAATCGATCCGGTTTTAGCCAGATTCTCATGGAATAGTCTCTTGTTCCGAAAACCTGAGCCTGGGCAACTCCAGGGATACGTTGAATCTGTGGAATTACGTTTATTTTAAGATAGTTTTGTAAAAATAGTTCATCGTATTGTTTTGGATCATCACTGGATAATCCCATAAACATGATCATACTGTTCTGAACTTTCTGAGTAGAAATTCCGGCTTGTACTACTTCCTGAGGAAGCTGGCTCATGGCTTTTGATACCCTGTTCTGAACGTTTACTGCAGCATTATCAGGATCAGATCCCTGCTTAAAGAAAACGCTTAGGGTCATAGTTCCGTCATTACTGGAGTTGGAAGTCATGTAGGTCATGTTTTCAACTCCGTTTACAGCTTCCTCAATAGGGGTTGCTACAGAACGTGCTACAACTTCAGCATTTGCTCCCGGATAAAAAGCCGTTACCTGAACACTTGGTGGTGCAATATCAGGGAAGAGGGCGATAGGCAAATTAAAGAGAGACAAGGCTCCCAATAATAAGAGTATTATGGAGATGACCGTTGAAAGTACCGGTCTTTCTATAAATTGTTTTAACATAAGAAGTTTATTTTTTTAAGTCTTCTGTTTTCAGAATATTTACAAAGGTTTTGCTCTCAATAAACTGTCTGAAGAAATAGCCTTAGGTTTTATGGATACTCCGTCTTTCAGGCTTCCGATTCCAGTGTAGACAATCTTTTCTCCCGGCGCAAGTCCTTCAGAAATAAAGTAATAACTATCCGTCTTTCCTGAGATTTTAATAGGCTTTCCTGTTACCTTTTGATCTTTCCCGACTACATAGACATAGGTCTTATCCTGAATTTCGAAAGTAGATTCTTGTGGAATTACCACTGCATTTGAAATCAGTTGTGGCATACGTACTCTACCTGTATTTCCGGTTCTCAACGATCCGTTCGCATTAGGGAAAACTGCACGTACACTGATGGCTCCTGTTGTTTTGTCAAACTGTCCGTCTACAATACTTAATCTTCCTTTTCCTGGGTAAGTACTGTTGTCAGCAATAATCAAATCTACCATTGGCATATTTTTTAGCTTTTCATCTAAAGTCGCCCCCGGATATTTATTCTGAAATGCAATAAAATCAAGCTCGCTTAAAGAGAAATAAGCATAAATTTCACTGATGTCTGATAATAAAGTCAATGGATTAGGATCTGTTCTGGAGATTAAACTTCCTTTTTTGAAAGGAATTCTTCCAATATATCCACTTACCGGTGCTGTAATGGTGGTAAATCCTACATTGATTTTGGCGCTTCCCACAGATGCTCTGGCTTGTGCAGATGCTGCTACAGCCGCCTCATAGTTGGCTTTTGCCGTTTTAAGCTGTACATCAGAAACTACTTTTGCTGCCACTAAAGGCTGAAGTCTGTCAACTTCTACTTTAGCCTTCTGTATATTGGCATTAGCCACCTGAAGATTGGCCTGAGCCATATTCATTTGCTCACCATAGCTTCTAGAATCTATTTTAAATAAAGGCTGTCCCGCTCTTACATAAGCGCCTTCCTCTACATAAATTCTGTCAAGATATCCATCAACCTGAGATCTTATTTCCACATTATTTTTCCCTTCCAAAGCAGTTGGGAATTCCTGATAAGTGGTAGCAGGAGAGGATATAACGGTATAAACCGGAAGTTCAGGAGCTGGAGGTGCAGTATTGGATCCTTCCGCAGCCTTTGTGCAGCTCTGTAAAAGAATTATACTTGAAATAAGTACAATAAACCTTGTTTTTCCAGGTATGTTCATTGTTAATTTAATTTTTTTAATGAAGTGTTAGATTGAAGTAATGTTTCTTTTTAATAAATGCTGTTTTTTTTCCTAACAGTGTTAATAGTTTGTTCAAAAAAATTTACAGAATTTTTAATGTCCGATTAGGTTGATTGTTCCCATAATTGAAAATTGTTTTAATGTATTTAAGTATATGAAGATGTGAGGTGTAATATGTGTTAATTTTTCTAACGGTGTTAATTTAAAAGAAAAAATAACTACCTTTAAGAACTGAATAGTGTAGAGTTTTGCATAGATGTTTTTGTTTTTTATCAGGTTTCGCTGAATTTGTTGTATTAATTCAGTGTTAAGTTTCCTAACAGTGTTAATTTTAGTTCAAAAAAATATTATAAAGACTTAATAAAAGATGAAACAGTTTCATCCAGAGTCGATTTATTCATTGTAGATGGAATATCTCCTGTACGCATCATCATAATAGAAATCATTCCATGAACCGCTGAAAATAAAGCGTGAGACATATGACATGCATTATCCGTATTGGATCCGTTTTTCTCAATAATGTTGTATGTACACTCGTAAATCAGCTCCTGAAATGAGGAAAATTCTTTCTTCATCTGTCCCTTTCCACAACATTGCATTCCCAAACCAAACATCAGTTGGTAATATTCCTTGTTATTAAACGCAAAGCTCCAATACGCATCTACAACGGCAACAAGCTGCTCTTCAGGAGTATCATATTGTTGTTGAGCCTTTAATAATTCTATATGTAATTTATGGAAGCCATCTAATGAAATTTCAAATAGAATAGCATCCTTATTTTCGAAATAATCATACACCACCGGTGCACTGTATTCAATAGCGTCTGCTATTTTGCGCATGGAAAGTGATGCCCAGCCTTCAGATTTAGCCAAAGTGAATGCCGCCTGCAAGATACTTGCACGGATGGATTCTTTTTCTCTTTGACGACGTTCATGTAGGCCCATTGATATTCTTTTCTAACGGTGTTAGCAAAACTACAAACTTTTGAAGATATCTTCCAAACGTTATTTTAATTTTCATGAAAAAAGGAAGAATTCAAGACATGCTGGAAGTTGGAAGAATGGGTGCTGGAAGTTGTTTAAGCAAATAGTTTTGAAATTATTGTAAAAATTAATAAAGTATATAGTTTCACTCGATAAATATATTAGGAAGAATAACTTCCATCTTCCAGCACCTTTCTTCCTTACCATATAACCAAAGAAATTTCTATCTTTGTGAAACTAAAGAAAAAGGATATGAATACTCCCTCCAATATGTTGGCATTAGGTACAAAAGCTCCGTTTTTTGAGCTTCCAAACCCGTCAAAAACGAATGAACTTCAGTCTTTAGAAGAACTGAAAGGAGAAAAAGGAACATTGGTTATCTTCATGTGTAACCACTGTCCATTTGTTCTTCATGTCATTGATAAGATCAATGAACTGTATGAAGACTATAATGAAAAAGGAATTGAATTCATCGCGATCAACGCTAACGATATTGAAAAATATCCGGATGATTCTCCTGAAAAAATGATTGAGTTCCAGATTGAAAGAAATTTTGACTTCCCTTATCTGTTTGATGAGAGTCAGGCTATTGCAAAAGCTTACGAAGCTGCATGTACTCCTGATTTCTATTTCTTTGATGATAAATTGGACCTTGTATACAGAGGTCAGATGGATGATTCAAGACCTGGAAATAATAAGGATGTTACCGGAGAAGATCTGATTATTGCTTTTGAAAATCTTCTAGCTGGAGAACCACAGGAAGAAATCCAGAGACCTAGTATGGGATGTAATATTAAATGGAAATAGTCCCGGTTACTAATTCTTATTTATGATAATATATGGCTGTTCTTTTTTTTGAGCAGCTTTTTTTGTTTCTATAAATTTTCAAGTCTCTATAGAGGATTTTTCTCGCTGATTTAGGTGATTACGCAGATTTTTTATTAAGGTATTTATATGTAAACATCAGTATGAATCTGTCGAAAAAAAGTTATCCACAATATGAGATTATAGAAAATATATTTATGTATCTAATATAAAATCAATAGATTATAAAGCCTTTTGTTAAGGGCTTTTTCAAAAACAAGTATAATTTATTTTGTGAAAAAGTTATCCACAATGTCGGAATGTGAATTAGAAATCTTAAGTTAAACATCAGCTGAATTTTATGTAGTGGCTGACTTTTAAAATATCCTTGTCAAGGTTATAAACCTTGACAAGGATACCAATTTGGAAAACCAGATGAGAAATATTAAAAAAAACATCTGTGTAAATCTGTGTAATCTGTGGGAAAATAACATTTTACAATCTGCAGAGGCTATTGTAACCACAAAAGTGACAAAAGATTTTAAACATTTAAGTAATTTTTTAAGTTAAAAGTATACTGTATAAGAAGCACACATAAGTTTAGAAAATCTCTGATTTTCTTATCCGGCATATCTGCGAAATTTGCTTGATCTGCGAGAGATT of the Chryseobacterium capnotolerans genome contains:
- a CDS encoding efflux RND transporter permease subunit gives rise to the protein MLKQFIERPVLSTVISIILLLLGALSLFNLPIALFPDIAPPSVQVTAFYPGANAEVVARSVATPIEEAVNGVENMTYMTSNSSNDGTMTLSVFFKQGSDPDNAAVNVQNRVSKAMSQLPQEVVQAGISTQKVQNSMIMFMGLSSDDPKQYDELFLQNYLKINVIPQIQRIPGVAQAQVFGTRDYSMRIWLKPDRLAANNLSPQEVLNAIKDHNLEAAPGRLGQGSKETYEYILKYKGKLNKGEDYESIAIKANSDGSFLRLKDVARVEFGSYTYTATNRVDGKPVAGFAILQTAGSNANEILTEIEKQVDQFSTTLPKGVKPIIMYNSKDFLDASIHQVVETLVIAFILVFIVVFIFLQDFRSTLIPAIAVPVAIIGTFFFLQLFGFSINMLTLFALVLAIGIVVDDAIVVVEAVHSKMEQTGMPVEHATMNSMSEISGAIISITLVMCAVFIPVGFMQGPAGVFYRQFAFTLAIAIMISAVNALTLSPALCAMFLNDPQGEHGEHGHKKGFGARFFNAFNASFNSMTKKYIYSLKFLIKNKWVAIGGLVVITAASIFMIKKAPSGFIPTEDQGFVLYAVNTPPGSSLERTHRATEQIDKIINGEKATNHLWVADGMNFISNANASPYSAGFIKLKDYDKRGEMKDPDQIAAALTGKVSQVKDANAFFFNFPTIQGFGNVSGFEFMLQDKTNSSFEQLGTTTQQFIGELMKRPEIAFAFTTYAAGNPQYTIDVDTDKANQLGVSVTELMQTMQIYYGSSFVSDFNRFGKYYRVMAQADIPYRTDINSLEGIYVKNKSGEMVPAKTLVTLKRTFGPETVTRNNLFNAVTINGTPKPGYSTGDAIKAVEEVAQKSLPRGYGYEWTGITREEIKTGGQTTFIFLLSILFVYFLLAAQYESYILPFAIILTIPTGIFGVFAFTGLAGIDNNIYVQVGLIMLVGLLAKNAILIVEFAVQRRKAGRSLIESALQASRLRLRPILMTSFAFIVGMLPLVWTQGASAKGNHSIGYSTVGGMLTGVVFGIFIIPVMYVVFQYLHEKMPSRKKKRLLKKQMEEELLASTIN
- a CDS encoding efflux RND transporter periplasmic adaptor subunit, which gives rise to MNIPGKTRFIVLISSIILLQSCTKAAEGSNTAPPAPELPVYTVISSPATTYQEFPTALEGKNNVEIRSQVDGYLDRIYVEEGAYVRAGQPLFKIDSRSYGEQMNMAQANLQVANANIQKAKVEVDRLQPLVAAKVVSDVQLKTAKANYEAAVAASAQARASVGSAKINVGFTTITAPVSGYIGRIPFKKGSLISRTDPNPLTLLSDISEIYAYFSLSELDFIAFQNKYPGATLDEKLKNMPMVDLIIADNSTYPGKGRLSIVDGQFDKTTGAISVRAVFPNANGSLRTGNTGRVRMPQLISNAVVIPQESTFEIQDKTYVYVVGKDQKVTGKPIKISGKTDSYYFISEGLAPGEKIVYTGIGSLKDGVSIKPKAISSDSLLRAKPL
- a CDS encoding TetR/AcrR family transcriptional regulator, with translation MGLHERRQREKESIRASILQAAFTLAKSEGWASLSMRKIADAIEYSAPVVYDYFENKDAILFEISLDGFHKLHIELLKAQQQYDTPEEQLVAVVDAYWSFAFNNKEYYQLMFGLGMQCCGKGQMKKEFSSFQELIYECTYNIIEKNGSNTDNACHMSHALFSAVHGMISIMMMRTGDIPSTMNKSTLDETVSSFIKSL
- a CDS encoding thioredoxin family protein; translated protein: MNTPSNMLALGTKAPFFELPNPSKTNELQSLEELKGEKGTLVIFMCNHCPFVLHVIDKINELYEDYNEKGIEFIAINANDIEKYPDDSPEKMIEFQIERNFDFPYLFDESQAIAKAYEAACTPDFYFFDDKLDLVYRGQMDDSRPGNNKDVTGEDLIIAFENLLAGEPQEEIQRPSMGCNIKWK